The following coding sequences are from one Rathayibacter sp. SW19 window:
- a CDS encoding ABC transporter substrate-binding protein: MRKLILAAGTVLAVGAMLAGCSSGNTGDSSSGASNATANHDTKANLTYAVWDQNQVAAIKANLKGFNKEYPNIKVNVDVTPFGNYWTKLQTEASSDTLPDLFWMNGPNFQLYASNGKIEPITSEVKSGAIDPANYPKSLDQMYSLDGVQYAVPKDFDTIAVWVNKALFEKAGVALPQVGWTWDDFQKTGAEISQALKADGDYGAAAGMDGQTTYYDTIFQAGGYVVSANGKKSGYDTPESQAGIQFWTDLIKSGASPTMAQLTETTADQWFLSGKLAMYQGGSWFRAGLIGNKIESDIMVVPLPKGKDQATVIHGVSNVVAANSKNKAAAQALQVYLASKSAQQQQGDMGAVIPAFNKTQQGFVKSMPDAHLQVFLDELSYAKPLPISKNTAAWNALEAKFLPDAFSGKVPVATALKELATQMDAALAKE, translated from the coding sequence ATGCGAAAACTCATTCTAGCCGCCGGGACGGTGCTCGCCGTCGGGGCGATGCTCGCTGGCTGCTCATCGGGGAATACCGGTGATTCCTCGTCCGGAGCATCAAACGCGACGGCCAATCACGATACCAAAGCCAACCTCACCTATGCGGTCTGGGATCAGAACCAAGTCGCGGCGATCAAGGCGAACTTGAAGGGATTCAACAAGGAATATCCCAATATCAAAGTGAACGTCGACGTGACGCCGTTCGGCAACTACTGGACCAAGCTCCAGACTGAGGCGTCCAGTGACACCCTTCCAGATCTGTTCTGGATGAATGGACCAAACTTCCAACTGTATGCGTCCAACGGCAAGATCGAACCAATCACCTCTGAGGTAAAGTCGGGTGCAATCGACCCGGCGAACTATCCGAAGTCGCTCGATCAGATGTACTCGCTTGACGGCGTGCAGTATGCGGTGCCGAAGGACTTCGACACCATTGCCGTGTGGGTGAACAAGGCCCTCTTCGAGAAGGCCGGTGTCGCGTTACCTCAGGTCGGCTGGACCTGGGACGACTTCCAAAAGACCGGCGCAGAGATCTCACAGGCCCTGAAGGCCGATGGTGACTATGGTGCCGCCGCCGGCATGGATGGACAGACCACCTACTACGACACAATCTTCCAGGCGGGAGGTTACGTCGTCTCCGCGAACGGCAAGAAATCGGGATATGACACACCCGAATCGCAGGCAGGCATCCAGTTCTGGACCGACCTGATCAAGTCGGGCGCCTCGCCGACAATGGCTCAGTTGACCGAGACTACCGCAGACCAGTGGTTCCTCTCCGGCAAGTTGGCCATGTACCAGGGCGGATCCTGGTTCCGCGCGGGGCTGATTGGCAACAAGATCGAAAGCGACATCATGGTCGTCCCGCTGCCCAAGGGCAAGGATCAGGCCACGGTCATCCACGGCGTCTCGAATGTCGTGGCGGCAAACAGTAAGAACAAGGCGGCCGCGCAGGCGTTGCAGGTCTACCTCGCAAGCAAGTCGGCACAACAGCAACAGGGTGATATGGGCGCGGTGATACCGGCGTTCAACAAGACTCAGCAGGGGTTTGTGAAGTCGATGCCGGACGCGCACCTGCAGGTGTTCCTCGACGAGCTCAGTTACGCCAAGCCGCTGCCGATCTCCAAGAATACGGCGGCCTGGAACGCGCTGGAAGCTAAGTTCCTGCCCGACGCATTCTCCGGGAAGGTGCCGGTCGCCACAGCTCTGAAGGAGCTAGCCACCCAGATGGATGCCGCACTGGCGAAGGAGTGA
- a CDS encoding carbohydrate ABC transporter permease, producing MTMRAQARGETQAGTAHAEVRNSDPRRGASRWRSDGVWPWLFTAPLLVGVGVFYIWPILQTFWYSFTKGGPFGGATFDGLTNYQSMFADPQFYQSLLNTAIYTVIVLLGIPIAVWFAALLETPGLRFAQFYRVLFFMPFIAMPAAIALVWRIIFNGDFGIFNWALSLFGIVGPHWIAAPGFALLAVSIVGLWSSLGFSMIILGAALKDIPPDLYEAARVDGASRSRQFRSITVPLLTPSIFFVLIITTISSFQLFDLLYVLLGSNNPVLPHTMSVVFYFYSSGFVDNDKGLAAAIAMVIFVLIGLITLIQFRLQKRLVQS from the coding sequence ATGACGATGCGCGCGCAAGCGCGTGGCGAGACCCAAGCTGGAACGGCTCACGCTGAGGTTCGCAACAGCGATCCTCGGCGTGGGGCGAGCCGCTGGCGTAGCGACGGAGTATGGCCCTGGCTGTTCACAGCCCCGTTGCTGGTCGGGGTCGGGGTCTTCTATATCTGGCCGATCCTGCAGACGTTCTGGTACTCATTCACGAAGGGCGGCCCCTTCGGAGGAGCAACCTTCGACGGTTTGACGAACTACCAATCCATGTTCGCCGACCCGCAGTTCTACCAGTCCCTGCTGAACACTGCGATCTACACGGTGATCGTGCTCCTCGGAATCCCGATCGCGGTCTGGTTCGCGGCCCTGCTCGAAACGCCCGGACTGCGCTTCGCCCAGTTCTACCGGGTGCTGTTCTTCATGCCATTTATCGCGATGCCCGCAGCGATCGCACTGGTGTGGCGGATCATCTTCAACGGTGACTTCGGTATCTTCAACTGGGCGCTCTCGCTCTTTGGGATCGTGGGGCCGCACTGGATCGCGGCTCCCGGATTTGCACTGCTAGCCGTCTCGATCGTCGGGCTGTGGTCGTCGCTCGGGTTCTCGATGATCATCCTCGGCGCCGCACTCAAGGACATCCCGCCTGACCTTTACGAGGCGGCACGCGTGGATGGCGCGTCTCGGTCCCGGCAATTTCGATCCATCACGGTGCCGCTGCTCACCCCGAGCATCTTCTTCGTACTGATCATTACCACGATCAGCAGTTTCCAGCTTTTCGACCTGCTGTATGTGCTACTGGGTAGCAACAACCCGGTGTTGCCTCACACGATGTCGGTCGTTTTCTACTTCTACTCGTCCGGATTCGTCGATAACGACAAAGGTCTCGCGGCCGCCATCGCGATGGTGATCTTCGTACTCATCGGGCTGATCACGCTGATCCAGTTCCGGCTTCAGAAACGGTTGGTGCAGTCATGA